One Pseudodesulfovibrio cashew DNA window includes the following coding sequences:
- a CDS encoding ArsR/SmtB family transcription factor: MNKESITAEDAWLAEACKALSHPARVRIFRHLIEEDRCICGRIVEIMPLAQSTVSQHLKVLKDAGLVAGSVEGPKTCYCVDRDALERLCGAIGALLRLSGKEGES, translated from the coding sequence ATGAACAAGGAATCAATCACCGCGGAGGATGCCTGGCTGGCGGAGGCTTGCAAGGCCCTGTCCCATCCGGCGAGAGTCCGAATATTTCGGCACCTTATCGAGGAGGACCGGTGCATCTGCGGCAGGATAGTGGAGATCATGCCTCTGGCCCAGTCCACGGTAAGCCAGCATCTGAAGGTGCTCAAGGACGCTGGGCTGGTGGCCGGGTCCGTGGAAGGGCCCAAGACCTGTTATTGCGTGGACCGTGACGCCCTTGAACGGCTCTGCGGGGCCATCGGAGCGCTGCTGCGCCTGTCGGGCAAGGAGGGAGAGTCGTGA
- the hgcB gene encoding mercury methylation ferredoxin HgcB: MKDFRYIDGVSTLTLDRDTCVGCGLCTEVCPQRVLRVREGKAEIIDFDACMECGACVTNCPVSALSVHPGVGCASHILSVWLSRLTGRKVTSCC, from the coding sequence ATGAAGGATTTTCGCTATATCGACGGCGTTTCCACCCTGACATTGGATCGCGATACCTGTGTGGGCTGCGGGCTCTGCACCGAGGTTTGTCCGCAGCGCGTTTTGCGTGTCCGGGAGGGCAAGGCCGAGATCATCGATTTCGACGCCTGCATGGAGTGCGGGGCCTGTGTGACCAATTGCCCGGTGTCGGCCCTGTCCGTGCACCCAGGCGTGGGATGCGCCTCCCACATCCTGTCCGTCTGGCTCAGCCGCCTGACCGGGCGCAAGGTGACTTCCTGCTGCTAG
- the hgcA gene encoding mercury methylation corrinoid protein HgcA has product MEKQKKEMQPLDLQPLDMAPLEFAPLEGCPSQDDAPCUGPKPDPRAGVHEKPGYSMESYVDGFVDTPAGFVPRVRTRLSRRDMVGTALARLGACRVNYKVVPGLYCVGDPTPDSPVLVTANYKLTFDAVRRELDGVDAWLLVADTRGINVWCAAGKGLFSTDEVVYSVRSARLDEVVSHRKLILPQLGATGVAAHHVRKACGFEVAYGPVRAEDLSAYLAAGQRADEEMRSVTFTLKERAELVPVELFLIGKPLLLTVLAAFVLSGIGPGFFSLSRAWERGVIASGITILGILAGCLMVPLLLNRLPWREFWLKGALVGGAAGGLAALCLSGSVSGFGAAAMILWALAVGSFTAMNFTGSTPYTSPSGVEREMRRGIPVQAAAALIALALWLGAPFWG; this is encoded by the coding sequence ATGGAGAAACAGAAGAAGGAAATGCAGCCGCTTGACCTGCAGCCGCTGGACATGGCTCCCTTGGAGTTTGCACCGTTGGAAGGGTGTCCCTCCCAGGACGACGCACCCTGTTGAGGCCCGAAGCCCGACCCCCGTGCAGGGGTCCACGAAAAGCCGGGATATTCCATGGAGTCCTATGTGGATGGGTTCGTGGATACGCCCGCAGGGTTCGTGCCCAGAGTCCGCACCCGTCTCTCCCGCCGCGATATGGTCGGGACCGCGCTCGCCCGTCTGGGGGCTTGCCGCGTTAATTACAAGGTCGTGCCCGGCCTGTACTGCGTGGGTGACCCCACTCCCGATTCCCCCGTGCTTGTCACGGCCAACTACAAGCTGACCTTCGACGCGGTACGCCGGGAGTTGGACGGCGTCGACGCCTGGCTCCTGGTGGCGGACACGCGCGGTATCAATGTGTGGTGCGCGGCTGGCAAGGGGCTCTTTTCCACTGACGAGGTCGTGTACTCGGTCCGGTCGGCGCGGCTGGACGAGGTGGTCTCCCACCGAAAGTTGATCCTGCCCCAGCTCGGGGCCACGGGGGTGGCTGCCCATCACGTACGCAAGGCGTGCGGGTTTGAAGTGGCCTACGGCCCGGTTCGCGCGGAGGACCTCTCGGCTTACCTGGCGGCGGGGCAGCGGGCCGATGAGGAGATGCGCTCCGTGACATTCACCCTCAAGGAGCGGGCAGAGCTGGTGCCGGTGGAGTTGTTTCTCATCGGCAAGCCGTTGCTCCTTACCGTGCTGGCCGCTTTTGTCCTGTCCGGGATCGGTCCGGGCTTCTTTTCCCTGTCCCGCGCCTGGGAGCGGGGAGTGATCGCTTCTGGGATCACGATTCTGGGCATCCTGGCTGGCTGCCTCATGGTGCCGTTGTTGCTGAACCGGCTGCCGTGGCGCGAATTCTGGCTCAAGGGCGCCTTGGTCGGTGGCGCGGCCGGAGGACTGGCCGCGCTGTGCCTGTCCGGAAGTGTTTCCGGCTTTGGTGCGGCGGCCATGATTCTCTGGGCGCTGGCGGTGGGCTCGTTTACGGCCATGAACTTCACCGGCTCGACACCCTACACCTCGCCTTCGGGCGTGGAGCGGGAGATGCGTCGTGGCATTCCGGTCCAGGCCGCCGCCGCATTGATTGCGCTGGCCCTCTGGCTTGGCGCGCCGTTCTGGGGATAG